A single genomic interval of Zobellia nedashkovskayae harbors:
- a CDS encoding AEC family transporter, which produces MNFALQNTLELLLIIGLGLLLQKKVAKQDLKGVKVIILSVALPAVIFVALLKIKLDSSLLIFPLLALVFNLVMLLATKYLLNTTISKKENSKKRTIMMLMPSLAPGLSCFPFIAIYLGDDSLALAALADVGNKIFVLILLYMLAVHWYHKRALKDLKPSTSSKLKGLGLALIKEPINMVIIVGLLLLSFGLNLDSLPGFIKNTALSVKVIMTPLVLLFIGMAVRIKSGEFGLILSLLTRRAGITFCLSAIFILLFPALSAPLVLLLIVFPQSSCSFWPFAHMSAISSMEENDKQDKPTFDINFAVNILALSLPFSTMLAIGIFSFSDFFINPTILLLIGFGMVTVSFIPYIIEKVKKNKESELSSQFNTYVGIDSQTSEES; this is translated from the coding sequence ATGAATTTCGCCCTTCAAAATACGCTAGAACTATTACTCATTATTGGTCTAGGGTTACTATTACAAAAAAAAGTAGCGAAGCAAGACCTTAAAGGAGTAAAGGTTATTATTCTAAGTGTTGCCTTACCAGCCGTAATTTTCGTTGCGCTTTTAAAAATAAAATTAGATAGTTCTTTATTGATTTTCCCCTTGCTTGCTTTAGTATTTAACCTAGTTATGCTTTTAGCAACAAAATATCTATTAAATACAACAATATCTAAAAAAGAAAATTCAAAAAAACGAACTATAATGATGCTGATGCCCTCTTTGGCACCAGGTCTATCATGTTTTCCTTTCATTGCTATCTATTTAGGCGATGATTCTTTGGCATTAGCTGCTCTAGCTGATGTTGGAAACAAAATTTTTGTACTTATCCTCCTTTACATGCTTGCCGTTCATTGGTACCATAAAAGAGCATTAAAAGACTTAAAACCATCTACTTCCAGTAAGCTTAAAGGTTTGGGATTGGCATTAATAAAAGAGCCTATTAATATGGTAATCATTGTAGGTCTCTTACTATTGTCTTTTGGCCTTAACTTAGATTCCTTACCTGGTTTCATAAAAAATACAGCACTAAGTGTTAAGGTGATAATGACACCTTTGGTACTTTTATTCATTGGTATGGCAGTTCGCATAAAGTCAGGTGAATTTGGCTTGATTCTTTCTCTTCTTACAAGAAGAGCAGGCATTACATTCTGTCTATCCGCTATTTTTATTTTATTATTTCCGGCCCTATCAGCACCATTAGTACTTTTACTAATCGTATTTCCGCAAAGCTCATGTAGCTTTTGGCCCTTTGCTCATATGAGTGCCATTAGCTCTATGGAAGAAAATGACAAACAGGACAAACCAACCTTTGACATCAACTTTGCTGTAAATATTTTAGCATTGTCATTACCATTTTCAACCATGTTAGCTATTGGTATATTCTCTTTTAGTGATTTCTTTATCAACCCTACAATCTTACTCTTAATAGGATTTGGTATGGTTACCGTTTCATTTATCCCATATATAATTGAGAAAGTAAAGAAAAATAAAGAATCAGAATTGTCCAGTCAGTTCAATACGTATGTAGGAATTGATTCACAAACTTCAGAGGAAAGCTAG
- a CDS encoding pyridoxal phosphate-dependent aminotransferase: MKTLDRRAWLKRGALTAAGAIAAPYLSYGAFGNEPVTIDAQGNLPYTPFFKEYLPYEVDKPVELLAKLNANENPYGPSPMAVDAMQKYAPKGNRYAWKELYTLIDKIAVLEGVEAETIMMGPGSSDLLEKTAMVFFQNGGNIVSADPAYMSLIKVAEATGATWKPIKLKDDWSHDLPAMEAAIDADTKLVYICNPNNPTGSMTDHEELVDFCSRVSEKVPIFVDEAYLGFLDDAAKKSMVSLINEGKNVMIARTFSKIQGMAGLRVGYMVAQPETLAIIQKITRGGMGISLPSVYAAMASMDDIEFSNKTRKLNSECREYVYSVLDGMGYSYVPSSTSFIIFPIEMEGKAFLEKMTAEGVGVRAFNIMDKNWCRVSMGTMEEMKLFGTALQKVLA; encoded by the coding sequence ATGAAAACATTAGACAGAAGAGCTTGGTTGAAACGAGGAGCACTTACAGCTGCTGGGGCAATAGCTGCACCGTATTTGAGTTATGGGGCATTTGGTAACGAGCCAGTGACCATAGATGCTCAAGGCAATCTTCCATATACTCCCTTTTTTAAAGAGTATTTGCCTTATGAAGTAGACAAACCTGTTGAACTTCTTGCAAAATTAAATGCCAATGAGAACCCTTACGGACCATCTCCTATGGCAGTTGATGCTATGCAAAAATATGCACCAAAAGGTAACAGATATGCCTGGAAGGAGTTATATACACTAATAGATAAAATTGCAGTATTAGAAGGAGTTGAAGCCGAAACTATTATGATGGGGCCTGGTTCTTCTGACCTTTTAGAAAAAACTGCGATGGTATTTTTCCAAAATGGAGGAAATATTGTTTCTGCGGACCCTGCATACATGTCATTGATAAAAGTAGCTGAAGCTACAGGAGCAACATGGAAGCCCATCAAACTAAAAGATGATTGGTCTCATGATTTACCAGCTATGGAAGCTGCAATAGATGCTGACACAAAATTGGTATACATCTGTAACCCGAACAACCCAACGGGAAGTATGACAGACCATGAAGAGCTAGTAGATTTTTGTTCAAGAGTTTCTGAAAAAGTTCCAATTTTTGTAGATGAAGCCTATTTAGGATTTTTAGATGATGCTGCTAAAAAAAGTATGGTATCTCTAATAAACGAAGGCAAGAATGTAATGATTGCACGTACTTTCTCCAAAATTCAAGGTATGGCCGGCTTACGTGTAGGTTACATGGTTGCTCAACCAGAAACATTGGCTATCATTCAAAAGATAACAAGAGGTGGTATGGGTATTTCATTACCATCAGTTTATGCTGCAATGGCAAGTATGGATGATATTGAATTTTCAAACAAAACAAGAAAATTGAATTCTGAATGTAGGGAGTATGTTTATTCTGTATTAGACGGAATGGGCTATAGCTATGTACCATCATCTACAAGTTTTATAATCTTTCCTATTGAAATGGAAGGAAAAGCATTCTTAGAAAAAATGACCGCAGAAGGTGTTGGTGTTCGTGCTTTCAACATTATGGACAAAAACTGGTGTCGTGTTAGTATGGGTACTATGGAAGAAATGAAACTTTTTGGTACTGCCTTACAAAAAGTACTAGCTTAA
- the sucC gene encoding ADP-forming succinate--CoA ligase subunit beta: protein MNLHEYQGKEILASFGVRIQRGIVAHNPKEAVEAAKQLTAETGTGWHVIKAQVHAGGRGKGGGVKLAKNLKEVEEIAGNIIGMNLITPQTSAAGKKVHQVLVAEDVYYPGDSETKEFYMSVVLNRGTGRNMIMYSTEGGMDIEEVAESTPELIFTEEIDPSTGLLGFQARKIAFNLGLSGTAFKEMTKFVTALYKAYVESDSSMFEINPVLKTSDDKIMAVDAKVSIDDNALYRRKQYAEMRDLREENAIEVEAGALGLNYVDLDGNVGCMVNGAGLAMATMDLIKMAGGEPANFLDVGGTADAKRVEEAFRIILKDEGVKAILVNIFGGIVRCDRVANGIVEAYKNMGDAIKVPIIVRLQGTNAEIAKEIIDNSGLAVHSAVQFQEAADIVKEVLS from the coding sequence ATGAATCTTCACGAGTACCAAGGAAAAGAGATTTTAGCCAGTTTCGGTGTGCGCATTCAGCGCGGTATCGTGGCCCATAATCCAAAGGAAGCGGTTGAGGCTGCAAAACAGTTAACGGCAGAGACCGGAACAGGTTGGCACGTTATAAAGGCCCAGGTGCATGCAGGTGGTCGAGGTAAAGGCGGAGGTGTAAAATTGGCCAAAAACCTTAAAGAAGTAGAAGAAATTGCAGGGAACATCATAGGAATGAACTTAATTACCCCACAGACATCTGCAGCGGGTAAAAAAGTACACCAAGTTTTAGTTGCCGAAGATGTATACTACCCAGGCGATAGTGAGACCAAAGAGTTTTACATGTCAGTTGTACTAAATAGAGGTACAGGTAGAAACATGATTATGTATTCTACAGAAGGTGGGATGGATATTGAGGAGGTTGCCGAAAGCACTCCTGAACTTATTTTTACTGAAGAGATTGATCCTTCTACAGGTCTTTTAGGTTTTCAAGCTAGAAAAATAGCCTTTAATTTGGGCCTTTCCGGTACGGCATTCAAGGAAATGACAAAATTTGTTACCGCCTTGTATAAAGCTTATGTAGAGAGTGATTCAAGTATGTTTGAAATCAACCCTGTGTTGAAAACATCAGATGACAAGATTATGGCAGTAGATGCTAAGGTATCTATTGATGATAACGCACTTTACCGTAGAAAACAATATGCAGAAATGCGTGATTTACGCGAAGAGAATGCAATTGAAGTTGAAGCTGGAGCATTAGGTCTAAATTATGTTGATTTAGATGGAAATGTTGGTTGTATGGTAAACGGAGCCGGATTGGCAATGGCCACTATGGATTTAATTAAAATGGCAGGTGGTGAACCAGCTAACTTTTTAGATGTTGGTGGTACAGCTGATGCCAAAAGGGTAGAAGAAGCTTTCCGTATCATTCTAAAGGATGAAGGTGTTAAAGCAATTCTGGTTAATATTTTTGGTGGAATCGTACGTTGTGACCGTGTTGCAAATGGTATTGTAGAAGCTTACAAGAATATGGGAGACGCTATTAAAGTTCCTATTATTGTTCGATTACAAGGTACTAACGCAGAAATTGCTAAGGAAATCATTGATAATTCTGGTTTAGCAGTACATTCTGCAGTTCAGTTTCAAGAAGCTGCTGATATCGTAAAAGAAGTATTGAGCTAG
- the ald gene encoding alanine dehydrogenase: protein MTIGIPKEVKNNESRVGMTPAGVFELTKNGHIVYVQSGAGDGSGFFDNDYKKAGALILDTIGQVYGISEMIVKVKEPMAEEYDLVQPDQIIFTYFHFASSEPLTKAMIESKSICIAYETVEDEDGTLPLLTPMSEVAGRMAIQQGAKYLEKPAKGRGVLLGGVPGVAPGKVLILGAGVVGVQAAKMAAGLGAQVTVLDINMKRLRYINDVMPPHVITEFSNEFNIRKYIKTHDLIIGGVLLKGAKAPNLITRDMLKEMRPGTVIVDVAVDQGGCVETTRPTTHEDPIYIIDDVVHYSVANMPGAVPYTSTVALTNVTLPYVLKLANLGWATATDKDPALKKGLNIINGEVVYDGLMEAF, encoded by the coding sequence ATGACAATTGGTATCCCCAAAGAAGTTAAGAACAACGAAAGTCGTGTAGGTATGACTCCTGCCGGTGTATTTGAACTAACCAAAAACGGTCATATCGTTTATGTGCAATCCGGTGCGGGAGATGGCAGCGGATTTTTTGATAATGATTATAAAAAAGCCGGTGCCCTTATTTTAGACACCATTGGCCAAGTTTATGGCATTAGCGAAATGATCGTGAAGGTCAAAGAGCCTATGGCTGAAGAGTATGATCTGGTACAACCTGATCAAATAATTTTCACATACTTTCATTTTGCATCCAGTGAACCATTGACCAAGGCAATGATAGAAAGCAAATCTATATGTATTGCTTATGAAACCGTGGAAGATGAAGATGGCACCCTACCCCTTTTAACGCCAATGTCCGAAGTTGCCGGAAGAATGGCAATTCAGCAAGGTGCTAAATATCTAGAAAAACCTGCAAAAGGAAGAGGAGTTCTATTAGGTGGCGTACCTGGTGTTGCTCCTGGAAAAGTTCTTATTTTAGGTGCTGGAGTCGTTGGTGTACAAGCCGCAAAAATGGCTGCTGGTCTAGGTGCTCAAGTAACCGTATTAGATATTAACATGAAACGTTTGAGGTATATAAACGATGTTATGCCTCCTCATGTAATAACCGAATTTTCTAACGAATTCAATATTCGTAAGTACATAAAAACACATGACCTTATTATTGGTGGTGTTCTTTTAAAAGGAGCAAAAGCACCTAATCTTATTACTAGGGATATGCTTAAAGAAATGAGACCAGGAACGGTTATTGTAGATGTTGCAGTAGACCAAGGTGGTTGCGTAGAAACTACCAGACCTACCACTCATGAAGATCCTATTTATATTATTGATGATGTTGTTCATTATTCTGTGGCAAATATGCCCGGAGCGGTGCCTTACACTTCTACCGTAGCACTTACCAATGTTACTTTACCCTATGTATTAAAGTTGGCAAATTTAGGGTGGGCAACTGCCACTGATAAAGACCCAGCATTAAAGAAGGGGTTAAATATTATTAATGGAGAAGTAGTTTATGACGGATTAATGGAAGCTTTCTAA
- a CDS encoding Hsp20/alpha crystallin family protein, with translation MSVVKRNNLAFPALMNEIFKPDWFGGMENTDGSSPAVNIKDNEKSFDLELIVPGRKKEDFNIEVDNELLTISSEFKNEEEVKEENYTRREFRFSSFKRAFTLPESINVDDIKADYVDGVLKVELPKKEEALPKPKRLIELK, from the coding sequence ATGAGTGTAGTAAAAAGAAATAATTTAGCGTTCCCAGCATTAATGAATGAAATTTTCAAGCCGGATTGGTTTGGAGGCATGGAGAATACAGACGGAAGCTCTCCTGCTGTAAACATTAAGGATAATGAAAAGAGTTTTGATCTTGAGTTAATTGTGCCGGGTAGAAAAAAAGAAGATTTTAATATTGAGGTGGATAATGAGCTTTTAACTATTTCATCTGAATTTAAAAATGAAGAGGAAGTAAAAGAAGAGAATTATACACGCCGTGAATTCAGGTTTTCATCTTTTAAAAGAGCTTTTACGCTTCCAGAATCAATCAATGTAGATGATATAAAAGCTGATTATGTTGATGGTGTTTTAAAGGTAGAATTACCCAAAAAAGAAGAAGCTTTGCCAAAACCTAAGCGTCTTATTGAATTAAAGTAA
- the uvrB gene encoding excinuclease ABC subunit UvrB: MKFKVVSEFKPTGDQPGAIKQLVEGMDAGERYQTLLGVTGSGKTFTVANVIEQVQRPTLVLAHNKTLAAQLYSEFKQFFPENAVEYFVSYYDYYQPEAFIPSSGIYIEKDLSINEDIEKLRLSATSSLLSGRRDVLVVASVSCLYGIGNPVEFQKNVITIKKDQVIARTKFLHQLVQSLYSRTTADFRNGNFRVKGDVVDVFPSYADHAFRIHFFGDEVEEIEAFDPFNNNVIEVYETLNIYPANMFVTSPDILQGAIHQIQEDMVKQVDYFKEIGKPLEAKRLEERTSFDLEMIRELGYCSGIENYSRYLDGRLPGTRPFCLLDYFPDDYLMVIDESHVTIPQVHAMYGGDRSRKVNLVDYGFRLPAAMDNRPLKFEEFEALQNQAIFVSATPADYELQLSQGVFVEQVIRPTGLLDPIIEVRPSQNQIDDLVEEIQLRVEKDERTLVTTLTKRMAEELAKYLTRINVRCRYIHSDVDTLERVEIMQDLRKGIFDVLIGVNLLREGLDLPEVSLVAILDADKEGFLRSNRSLTQTVGRAARNLNGRAIMYADKITASMQMTIDQTNYRREKQIAYNTKHGLVPKSLNKSLDSVLSKNSVSTYHFQKEEMRAAEPDLDYLTKDQVEKMVREKRKAMEKAAKELDFMHAAKLRDEIKLLQEKV; the protein is encoded by the coding sequence ATGAAATTTAAAGTAGTCTCAGAGTTCAAACCAACCGGCGATCAGCCAGGAGCCATAAAGCAACTTGTAGAAGGAATGGATGCCGGTGAGCGCTACCAAACCCTTTTGGGAGTTACGGGTTCGGGTAAGACCTTTACCGTCGCTAACGTAATTGAACAGGTGCAACGTCCTACTCTAGTGCTTGCCCATAACAAAACATTAGCAGCACAGTTGTACTCTGAATTCAAACAGTTTTTTCCAGAAAACGCGGTTGAGTATTTTGTTTCTTACTATGATTATTACCAACCGGAAGCTTTTATACCCTCATCTGGAATCTATATAGAGAAAGATCTTTCTATAAATGAAGACATTGAAAAACTACGTTTGAGTGCCACTTCGTCTTTACTTTCGGGGCGTCGTGATGTTTTAGTGGTGGCTTCCGTTTCGTGTTTGTACGGTATTGGAAACCCTGTGGAATTTCAAAAGAATGTCATCACAATTAAAAAAGACCAAGTAATTGCCCGCACCAAGTTTCTACATCAATTGGTACAGAGCCTATATTCTAGAACCACGGCTGATTTTAGAAATGGTAATTTTAGGGTAAAAGGAGACGTTGTTGACGTTTTTCCTAGTTATGCCGATCATGCTTTCCGTATTCACTTTTTTGGTGATGAAGTTGAAGAAATAGAAGCTTTTGACCCTTTTAACAACAATGTGATTGAGGTTTATGAAACTTTAAACATCTACCCTGCCAACATGTTCGTTACTTCTCCTGACATCCTCCAAGGTGCTATTCATCAGATTCAGGAAGATATGGTAAAGCAGGTAGATTATTTTAAGGAAATAGGGAAACCACTTGAAGCAAAACGTCTTGAAGAACGCACAAGTTTTGATTTAGAAATGATTCGTGAACTCGGCTATTGTTCTGGTATTGAGAATTATTCGCGCTATTTAGATGGTCGCCTACCTGGTACAAGACCTTTCTGTCTTTTGGATTATTTTCCTGATGATTATTTAATGGTGATTGATGAAAGTCATGTTACGATACCACAGGTACACGCGATGTACGGTGGCGACCGTTCTAGAAAAGTGAATTTAGTAGATTACGGATTCCGACTTCCTGCCGCTATGGACAACCGCCCTTTAAAGTTCGAAGAATTTGAAGCACTTCAAAATCAAGCAATATTCGTTAGTGCCACACCTGCAGATTACGAGTTACAACTAAGCCAAGGAGTGTTTGTAGAACAGGTTATTAGGCCAACGGGGCTTTTAGACCCTATTATTGAGGTAAGACCAAGCCAAAACCAAATTGATGACCTTGTAGAAGAGATTCAGTTACGGGTAGAGAAAGATGAACGAACCTTGGTAACCACTTTGACCAAAAGAATGGCCGAAGAACTTGCCAAGTACCTAACACGTATAAATGTTCGTTGCCGTTATATTCATAGTGATGTGGATACACTGGAAAGAGTAGAAATCATGCAAGACCTTAGAAAAGGTATATTTGATGTGTTAATAGGAGTAAACCTCCTTCGTGAAGGATTGGATTTACCAGAAGTTTCTTTGGTAGCAATTTTAGATGCGGACAAAGAAGGCTTTCTGCGAAGCAATAGATCGCTAACACAAACCGTTGGTAGAGCAGCAAGAAATTTAAACGGTAGAGCGATAATGTATGCTGATAAAATTACGGCGAGTATGCAGATGACCATTGATCAAACAAACTACCGTCGTGAAAAGCAAATTGCCTATAATACGAAACATGGTCTCGTACCAAAATCATTGAATAAAAGTTTGGATAGTGTACTCTCAAAAAATTCAGTTTCTACATATCATTTCCAAAAAGAAGAGATGAGAGCTGCCGAACCGGACCTCGATTATTTGACAAAAGATCAAGTTGAAAAAATGGTTCGAGAAAAAAGAAAGGCAATGGAAAAAGCTGCAAAAGAACTTGATTTTATGCATGCCGCAAAACTGAGAGATGAGATTAAATTACTTCAGGAAAAGGTCTAA
- a CDS encoding DUF1456 family protein has product MTNNDVLKKLRVALMFRDDDIIDVLKLVDFKISKSELGAFFRKDDHPNYMECGDQVLRNFLNGLVIYLRGTKESPKTPGEVLSKKTAKPEAKVNHTKRPDFKTQQERKINKDITNVKYKNKKKS; this is encoded by the coding sequence ATGACTAATAATGACGTGCTCAAGAAGCTTAGAGTAGCCCTAATGTTTAGGGATGATGATATAATTGATGTTTTAAAGCTTGTAGATTTCAAAATCAGTAAAAGTGAATTAGGAGCCTTTTTTAGAAAAGACGACCATCCTAATTATATGGAATGCGGAGATCAAGTATTACGTAACTTTTTAAATGGTTTAGTAATATATTTAAGAGGTACCAAAGAGAGTCCTAAAACTCCCGGAGAAGTCCTTTCTAAGAAAACAGCTAAGCCTGAAGCTAAAGTCAATCATACAAAAAGACCTGATTTTAAAACCCAACAAGAAAGGAAGATTAATAAGGATATTACGAACGTAAAATACAAGAACAAAAAAAAATCCTGA
- a CDS encoding TonB-dependent receptor, giving the protein MKNALILSLLFLNCMYVSYGQETTITGSVIDEVGVVLPGTDIIIKGTTKGTLTDFDGNFTLDAPADAILVVSSLGYATKEVPVNGQTSIKITLVMAAEQLLETIVVGSRRQGRTKLDTPVPVDVINISEAAINMPQQDISQMLTAAAPSFTAFTSGGGDLSSFVSQPSLRGLASSQMLVLVNGKRRHSSAILAGNQTGTPGPGVDMRFIPSVGVDRIEILRDGASAQYGSDAIAGVINMVMKKGTGEFKGSLTAGAYTNKPGYEDSELTADERSLNRSFDGWDGQNFQFDGNYGIAFENDGYFNASVMLAQAERTVRPSVLSLERAPLYDESYLTNNRTETNGTPIITNPELIAAQASGDAGLISSLQTVQGLMSARDIEQIDVASYSGLPAKTNMSLAFNMETPLTETSDFYAFGDIGYQYSDAYSCFYRRSAQADRSSYDLYPNGFRPQIYNDQYNISLATGITGMIGDYDFDLSNTFGTNWAKYGMFNTWNASIGSGSPTDMNLGTHSFLQNTINLDASHFYEDILSGLNVAFGGELRFENYIIRAGQEESYTAGDAGVITATEDNQALVGPDGFPLEDLFGSPYVDEFGNPLSLEYAGVSQELVKNYALNCQCFRGYAPENEGNNWRSVMAAYVDMELDLTSNFLVSGALRVENYSDFGNVLTGKFAGRYKIGENFSFRGSFSSGFRAPSLQELNYSHSYTFFVDLVPFDGTLYPNNSSASRALGVSALTEERSRNYSLGFTTKIGKVDITVDAYKIDIFDRIFETGEFDASSSPALEPVIGSGLATFRINGGDISTQGIEAVVNYNTNLGAGKLGLVLAGTFRENKFEGVNLPDLNTNLTDAELEENYVSRSLIGQFETGTPSSKIIGTLNYSIGKFSAMLRGTRFGSVQTRDNNLRTLVPEGTLGYADQFFTPEFTTDIGLTYKFTDALSLTVGGNNIFNEYPEILRYELRSFNLYSQYQQGSAGAYYFGRLTITL; this is encoded by the coding sequence ATGAAGAACGCTCTAATACTATCACTCTTATTTTTAAACTGTATGTATGTATCGTACGGTCAAGAGACAACCATTACCGGATCGGTAATAGATGAAGTCGGTGTCGTGTTGCCTGGCACAGATATAATAATTAAAGGCACAACCAAAGGAACACTAACAGATTTTGATGGTAATTTCACTTTAGATGCTCCAGCAGATGCTATCCTTGTAGTATCATCATTAGGCTATGCCACCAAAGAGGTCCCTGTAAACGGCCAGACTTCAATTAAAATAACATTGGTCATGGCCGCGGAACAACTACTTGAAACTATTGTAGTGGGCTCAAGAAGACAAGGGAGGACAAAATTAGACACTCCTGTTCCTGTTGATGTAATCAACATTTCCGAAGCAGCTATAAACATGCCACAACAAGACATATCTCAAATGCTAACCGCGGCAGCCCCTTCATTTACTGCATTTACCAGTGGCGGGGGTGATTTATCCTCTTTTGTTAGTCAACCAAGCCTTAGAGGGCTTGCATCTAGTCAAATGCTTGTTCTTGTAAATGGTAAGCGAAGACACTCTTCAGCTATTTTAGCTGGTAATCAAACGGGAACTCCTGGTCCCGGTGTAGATATGAGATTTATTCCTTCTGTAGGAGTAGACCGAATTGAAATACTTAGGGATGGTGCTTCTGCCCAATATGGCTCTGATGCTATAGCAGGGGTGATTAATATGGTTATGAAAAAAGGAACAGGCGAATTTAAAGGTAGTTTAACTGCCGGCGCATATACCAACAAGCCTGGTTACGAAGATTCAGAATTAACAGCAGATGAAAGGTCTCTAAACAGATCTTTTGATGGCTGGGATGGTCAAAACTTTCAATTTGATGGGAATTACGGTATTGCGTTCGAGAATGATGGCTACTTTAATGCATCCGTTATGCTAGCTCAAGCGGAACGTACAGTGAGACCGAGTGTATTGTCTTTAGAGCGTGCTCCTTTATATGATGAATCTTATTTAACAAACAACAGAACGGAAACAAATGGGACACCAATTATTACAAACCCTGAGCTTATAGCTGCACAAGCTAGCGGAGATGCTGGCCTTATTAGTTCCCTGCAAACGGTACAAGGGCTTATGTCTGCAAGAGATATTGAACAAATTGATGTGGCTTCATATTCTGGTTTACCAGCTAAAACGAACATGAGTTTAGCTTTCAATATGGAAACTCCCTTAACAGAAACATCGGATTTTTATGCTTTTGGAGATATTGGCTATCAATATTCTGATGCATACAGCTGTTTTTATAGAAGATCCGCACAAGCGGACAGATCTAGTTATGATCTATACCCTAACGGTTTTAGACCTCAAATCTATAATGATCAATATAACATCTCCCTTGCTACTGGAATTACCGGAATGATTGGGGACTATGATTTTGATTTAAGTAACACATTTGGTACTAACTGGGCCAAATACGGAATGTTCAATACATGGAATGCAAGTATTGGCTCTGGATCTCCTACAGATATGAATCTTGGTACGCATAGTTTTTTACAAAACACTATAAACTTAGACGCTTCTCATTTTTATGAAGATATCCTATCTGGATTAAACGTTGCGTTTGGTGGAGAATTGAGATTTGAAAATTATATTATTCGAGCGGGTCAAGAAGAAAGTTATACAGCTGGCGATGCCGGTGTAATTACCGCTACAGAAGATAACCAAGCACTTGTTGGACCAGATGGTTTTCCTTTGGAAGATCTTTTCGGAAGCCCTTACGTTGACGAATTCGGAAATCCGTTATCTCTTGAGTATGCAGGTGTAAGTCAAGAATTGGTAAAGAATTACGCATTAAACTGTCAATGTTTTAGAGGTTATGCCCCAGAAAACGAAGGCAATAACTGGAGATCAGTTATGGCTGCTTACGTAGATATGGAACTAGACCTTACTAGTAATTTTTTAGTATCAGGTGCACTTAGAGTAGAAAATTATTCTGATTTCGGTAACGTATTAACTGGAAAATTCGCCGGACGTTATAAAATAGGTGAAAACTTCTCTTTCAGAGGTTCGTTCAGTAGTGGCTTTAGAGCTCCTTCTTTACAAGAACTGAACTACTCGCATAGTTACACATTCTTCGTAGACCTTGTTCCTTTTGATGGCACCCTTTATCCTAATAATAGTTCTGCCTCTCGCGCTTTGGGCGTTAGTGCTTTAACCGAAGAAAGATCTAGAAACTATAGTTTAGGTTTCACAACCAAAATTGGAAAAGTTGACATAACAGTTGACGCCTATAAAATTGACATATTTGATAGAATTTTTGAAACAGGAGAATTTGATGCTTCGTCTTCACCTGCGCTCGAACCTGTTATTGGTAGTGGTTTAGCAACGTTTAGAATCAATGGTGGTGATATAAGTACCCAAGGTATTGAAGCCGTTGTTAACTATAACACCAACTTAGGAGCTGGAAAGCTTGGATTGGTATTGGCCGGTACTTTTAGAGAAAACAAATTTGAAGGTGTAAACTTACCTGATTTAAATACCAACCTAACAGATGCTGAATTAGAAGAAAACTACGTAAGTCGTTCGCTTATCGGTCAATTTGAAACGGGTACGCCAAGTTCAAAAATTATAGGAACTCTTAATTACTCTATTGGCAAATTCTCTGCTATGCTTAGAGGTACACGTTTTGGGTCGGTTCAAACTAGAGATAACAACTTACGAACATTGGTTCCTGAAGGAACCCTAGGTTATGCTGATCAGTTTTTCACACCTGAGTTTACAACAGATATAGGGCTTACCTATAAATTTACAGACGCATTAAGTCTTACTGTTGGAGGAAATAACATATTCAATGAATACCCAGAAATCTTAAGATATGAACTACGTAGCTTCAATCTTTACTCACAATATCAGCAAGGATCTGCAGGGGCTTATTACTTTGGAAGATTAACTATTACCCTGTAA
- a CDS encoding Lrp/AsnC family transcriptional regulator, with protein MRDKLDSVDHKILTLLSGDAQMPYTEVAKNAGISPGTVHMRTRKMKNMGVIKGSTLSLDYSKMGYKMTVFLGIYLRESFLYKVVIEELTKIQEVVKIHHSTGKYDIFIKVHAKDSLHYRNLYQEAILTIEGIRGIESFISVEENMSRHINFES; from the coding sequence ATGAGAGATAAACTTGATTCAGTAGACCATAAGATATTGACACTGCTATCCGGCGATGCGCAGATGCCATATACGGAAGTAGCAAAGAACGCCGGTATATCTCCGGGAACAGTGCATATGCGCACCCGAAAGATGAAGAATATGGGGGTTATAAAAGGATCGACCTTAAGTTTGGATTATAGTAAGATGGGGTATAAGATGACTGTCTTCTTAGGAATCTATTTGCGTGAGAGCTTTTTGTATAAGGTGGTGATAGAAGAATTGACAAAAATTCAAGAAGTGGTTAAAATTCACCATAGCACTGGTAAGTATGATATATTCATTAAGGTACATGCTAAGGATAGCTTGCATTATAGGAATCTGTATCAAGAAGCAATACTAACCATAGAAGGTATTAGAGGTATAGAATCTTTTATATCCGTAGAAGAAAATATGAGTAGGCACATCAATTTTGAGAGTTGA